From Amycolatopsis sp. YIM 10, the proteins below share one genomic window:
- a CDS encoding MFS transporter, with protein sequence MTELRRFRVLVAGTTVSNFGGYLNMVALNLFVLERTGSAVSMGLFMALRLAAGFAAGLAGGTVAARLPRKPVLIACDLGQAAALLALVAATAGGGDAGLVLLPVVAVATGLLGNTTVVLLRSSVPDLVGAADRMRANGMLVTGRAIAMTAGFATGGVLVAALGYRTAFVVDALTFGVSATTVAVLALTFPAPSKAAVRADGAPVRRWARVAGLVAVPPVLAILAIRALDAFGSASHNVGVPVFASRVMPEDPAALVGWFLATWAIGLLGAHRVVRRLHRDRPPRHDERAFAAGTCVMSAAFVLAFAMPWPWLLVAALVAGIADGYTEITYTTRLQAEPDPDRGHYFGFAAVAENVGLGAGLLAAAALTELWPVVAVAGLMHGLVLVVAAVCVATGALGRRGPAEPAEAADTAGGR encoded by the coding sequence ATGACCGAACTGCGGCGGTTCCGGGTACTGGTGGCCGGTACCACGGTGTCCAACTTCGGCGGCTACCTGAACATGGTGGCGCTGAACCTGTTCGTGCTGGAACGCACCGGCAGCGCGGTGAGCATGGGCTTGTTCATGGCGCTGCGGCTGGCCGCCGGGTTCGCCGCCGGGCTGGCCGGTGGCACGGTGGCCGCCCGGCTGCCGCGCAAGCCGGTGCTGATCGCCTGCGATCTCGGCCAGGCGGCGGCGTTGCTCGCGCTGGTGGCGGCGACCGCGGGCGGTGGTGACGCCGGGCTGGTGCTGCTGCCGGTGGTGGCGGTGGCCACCGGGCTGCTCGGCAACACCACGGTGGTGCTGTTGCGCAGCAGCGTGCCGGACCTGGTCGGCGCGGCGGACCGGATGCGGGCCAACGGCATGCTGGTGACCGGCCGGGCGATCGCGATGACCGCGGGCTTCGCCACCGGCGGTGTACTGGTGGCCGCACTGGGCTACCGCACCGCGTTCGTGGTCGACGCGCTGACCTTCGGGGTGTCCGCCACGACCGTCGCGGTGCTGGCGCTGACCTTCCCCGCGCCGTCGAAGGCGGCCGTGCGGGCGGACGGCGCGCCGGTCCGCCGGTGGGCCCGGGTGGCCGGGCTGGTGGCCGTGCCGCCGGTGCTGGCGATCCTCGCCATCCGCGCACTGGACGCGTTCGGCTCCGCTTCGCACAACGTGGGGGTGCCGGTGTTCGCCTCGCGGGTGATGCCGGAGGACCCCGCGGCACTGGTCGGCTGGTTCCTGGCCACCTGGGCGATCGGGCTGCTCGGCGCGCACCGGGTGGTGCGCCGGCTGCACCGCGACCGGCCGCCACGGCACGACGAGCGCGCGTTCGCCGCGGGCACCTGCGTCATGTCCGCGGCGTTCGTACTGGCCTTCGCCATGCCGTGGCCGTGGTTGCTGGTGGCCGCGCTCGTCGCCGGGATCGCCGACGGCTACACCGAAATCACCTACACCACCCGGCTGCAGGCCGAGCCCGATCCGGACCGCGGGCACTACTTCGGCTTCGCCGCGGTCGCCGAGAACGTCGGCCTCGGCGCCGGGTTGCTGGCCGCGGCGGCACTGACCGAACTCTGGCCGGTGGTCGCAGTGGCCGGGCTGATGCACGGGCTGGTGCTCGTCGTGGCGGCGGTGTGCGTCGCGACCGGCGCGCTGGGCAGGCGCGGGCCGGCCGAACCCGCCGAAGCCGCAGACACCGCGGGAGGGCGCTGA
- a CDS encoding chorismate mutase produces MQAHDTVSDTGHNPCPPSEDERVPTPAEQVIQGTRGRIDEIDNQIIELIGRRKKLSSEIQSARLGAGGTKISYGRENVVIGRYSRELGKPGRALSMAILEVCRGALDTAARRPADS; encoded by the coding sequence ATGCAGGCGCACGACACGGTGTCCGATACCGGGCACAACCCTTGCCCGCCAAGCGAAGACGAGCGGGTTCCGACTCCGGCTGAGCAGGTCATACAGGGCACGCGCGGCCGGATCGACGAAATAGACAACCAGATAATCGAGCTGATCGGACGCCGCAAAAAACTGTCATCGGAAATACAGTCCGCCCGGCTCGGCGCGGGCGGGACGAAGATTTCCTACGGCCGGGAGAACGTCGTCATCGGACGTTATTCCCGGGAACTGGGCAAACCGGGGCGGGCACTGAGCATGGCCATTCTGGAAGTGTGCCGCGGGGCGCTGGACACGGCCGCGCGCCGACCGGCGGACAGCTGA
- a CDS encoding LysE family translocator, giving the protein MTWSNLGGFVLAVTLGAMVPGPTTALVIRRAALGGARSAVPVVLGIEAGLLAWAVAAAAGVAALVAASEAAYTVLRVAGAVVLVVLGVQAWLASRHPGGELPVDEAAVRQNWHRAALSGLLTNLVNPKVAVFMFAFYPQFIPPGADVLLTTLPLALLQVLIDGGWFLLIAVFVGMARKFFARERVRRNLERVTGTVLIALGLRLALEKV; this is encoded by the coding sequence ATGACTTGGTCGAATCTCGGTGGTTTCGTGCTCGCGGTGACCCTGGGCGCGATGGTGCCCGGTCCGACGACGGCACTGGTGATCCGGCGGGCGGCACTGGGTGGTGCGCGCTCGGCCGTCCCGGTGGTGCTCGGCATCGAAGCCGGCCTGCTCGCCTGGGCGGTGGCCGCCGCGGCGGGCGTGGCCGCGCTGGTGGCCGCGAGCGAAGCGGCGTACACCGTGCTCCGCGTCGCCGGGGCCGTCGTGCTGGTGGTGCTCGGGGTGCAGGCCTGGCTGGCCTCCCGGCACCCCGGCGGGGAACTGCCGGTGGACGAGGCCGCGGTCCGGCAGAACTGGCACCGCGCCGCGCTTTCGGGGCTGCTGACCAATCTGGTCAACCCCAAGGTCGCGGTGTTCATGTTCGCCTTCTACCCACAGTTCATCCCGCCGGGCGCCGACGTCCTGCTGACCACGCTGCCGCTGGCCCTGCTGCAGGTGCTCATCGACGGCGGCTGGTTCCTGCTGATCGCGGTTTTTGTCGGCATGGCGCGGAAGTTCTTCGCGCGTGAACGGGTGCGGCGCAACCTCGAGCGGGTGACCGGCACCGTGCTCATCGCCCTCGGTCTCCGGCTGGCGCTGGAGAAGGTCTGA